In Candidatus Omnitrophota bacterium, one genomic interval encodes:
- a CDS encoding recombinase family protein, whose product MKAIGYIRVSTSGQVEDGVSLDAQEAKVRAWADLNNAAEVVIFRDEGISGKRSDNRPGLQSALAMVGKGDALVVYSLSRLSRSTKDALVLSEILLKKEADLVSLSEKIDTTSASGKMVFRLMAVLNEFERDQISDRTRFALAHKKAIGEKTGGDIPFGYYLDGGRLVEDDNEQKAIILIRDLRSKGYRLQAICWELEKEGYLTRRGNLKWQPKTVSRIIERLAA is encoded by the coding sequence ATGAAGGCAATCGGATATATAAGGGTCAGCACAAGCGGGCAAGTGGAAGACGGGGTCAGCCTTGACGCGCAAGAAGCGAAGGTCCGCGCCTGGGCCGATCTGAACAACGCCGCCGAAGTGGTCATCTTCCGGGACGAAGGTATATCAGGAAAGCGATCTGACAACCGCCCTGGACTTCAATCCGCCCTGGCTATGGTCGGCAAGGGGGACGCCCTGGTCGTCTATTCACTATCCCGTCTGTCAAGGTCAACGAAGGACGCCCTGGTCCTGTCGGAAATCCTGCTGAAGAAAGAAGCGGACCTGGTCAGCCTGTCGGAAAAGATCGACACGACATCGGCAAGCGGGAAAATGGTCTTCCGTCTTATGGCTGTCCTGAATGAATTTGAACGGGATCAAATATCTGACCGGACGCGCTTCGCCCTGGCACATAAGAAGGCTATCGGGGAAAAGACCGGGGGGGACATCCCTTTCGGATATTATCTTGACGGGGGACGCCTGGTCGAAGACGACAACGAACAAAAAGCAATCATCCTGATCCGGGACCTTCGGTCGAAGGGATACCGTCTTCAAGCGATCTGCTGGGAACTGGAAAAGGAAGGCTATCTGACGCGAAGGGGGAATCTGAAATGGCAACCAAAGACCGTCAGCAGGATCATCGAAAGACTGGCTGCATGA